In Prunus dulcis chromosome 2, ALMONDv2, whole genome shotgun sequence, a single genomic region encodes these proteins:
- the LOC117617842 gene encoding uncharacterized protein LOC117617842 isoform X5 has protein sequence MKRPNPGRSPSADDFLCEKSLKDLNCTLAHKEKVDSVESKKMHGIHQETETFKEASSSKDEMDRAQALVVAKAQTAARKGRKDKGKNKITGCKNAVDVRKFERSVMEASSSSVIPEDYTAKCDPVSGDSAFQNITDCSAGCNILVTNSMPPDSANGSTKDEDAAQSIQENYVIGSSASFCRRISEEYQSSDNITEIQIKSTGSETGNCEIVGNVIPSVPVVDDNAFSHKDIDFQNTRVGKSDVKDVSPDKAVRAADIKKEAILFQDQEHGNPICDTGASSSFECLPYEWPGVACAYFPPVNSHLPPATDRLHLDVGHNWQNHFRQSFLPTIHQARSCPIQGGCNPVLTRPLPMSLDWPPIVRRARGLALSRTCNYDSGFFSKKQCSFPQGFSTHSVQINTTMDIERRYSWDCTDLPDPIRAHELADEYDSHWISEDEVEVQAFSGVDYNQYFGGGVMYWNPSDHPGTVFSRPPSLSSDDSSWAWREADMNRAVDDMVAFSSSYSTNGLTSPTASFCSPFDPLGSGNQALGYVMPGNEVPGKVLHSSSTMTDTAADEESSGSLADVSGDVEGKIGDSLPYPILRPIIIPNISRERSREFKRSYDRKSPCVPPTRREQPRIKRPPSPVVLSVPRAPRPPPPSPVSDARKHRGFPTVRSGSSSPRHWGMRGWFHDGANLEEACLRMDGAEVVWPLRSNNISGRPLIQPLPAPLLQDRLIAISQLARDQEHPDVAFPLQPPELHNCPMRKASLPLMHSLVHDDIDFFCKQVAAENMARKCYINWAVKRVTRSLQVLWPRSRTNIFGSTATGLSLPTSDVDLVVCLPPVRNLEPIKEAGILEGRNGIKETCLQHAARYLVNQDWVKNDSLKTVENTAIPIIMLVVEVPRDLIASSASNVQSPKEELPHMSGEQGSHVNSSVVVLEESALPKCSQINYDVTKDSVSVRIDISFKSPSHTGLQTTELVKDLTEQFPAAAPLALVLKQFLADRSLDQSYSGGLSSYCLVLLIIRFLQHEYHLSRPINQNFGNLLMNFLYFFGNVFDPRQMRISVQGSGVYIKRERGCSIDPIHIDDPLFPTNNVGRNCFRIHQCIKAFSEAYSILENELASLPSDDGDLCSRPSYRMLSKIIPSIDLS, from the exons ATGAAAAGGCCAAATCCTGGTCGTAGCCCGTCTGCAGATGATTTTTTGTGTGAAAAGTCTCTCAAG GATCTTAATTGTACATTGGCTCATAAAGAGAAGGTAGATTCGGTGGAGTCCAAGAAGATGCATGGTATACATCAGGAGACCGAGACTTTCAAAGAGGCATCATCATCAAAAGATGAAATG GATCGTGCACAAGCACTGGTTGTTGCAAAAGCTCAGACTGCTGCAAGGAAGGGTAGGAAagataaaggaaaaaacaaaataactgGTTGTAAGAATGCCGTTGATGtgagaaaatttgaaagatcAGTCATGgaagcttcttcttcctctgtcATTCCTGAAGATTACACTGCAAAGTGCGATCCCGTTTCTGGTGATTCAGCCTTCCAGAACATCACAGATTGTTCAGCTGGTTGTAACATCCTTGTGACAAATTCGATGCCTCCTGATTCTGCAAATGGGTCGACTAAGGATGAGGATGCCGCCCAAAGCATTCAAGAAAATTATGTTATTGGTTCTAGTGCAAGTTTCTGTCGTAGAATTTCAGAAGAATACCAGTCATCAGACAATATTactgaaattcaaattaaatccACCGGATCAGAAACTGGAAATTGTGAAATAGTTGGAAATGTAATACCTTCTGTGCCTGTGGTGGATGATAATGCTTTCAGCCATAAGGATATTGACTTTCAGAACACACGTGTTGGTAAATCTGATGTAAAAGACGTCTCGCCAGACAAAGCAGTAAGAGCTGCTGATATTAAAAAGGAAGCTATTCTGTTTCAGGACCAAGAGCATGGAAATCCTATATGTGATACTGGAGCTTCAAGTTCTTTCGAATGCCTTCCATATGAGTGGCCTGGTGTAGCTTGTGCCtattttccacctgtcaacTCACATCTCCCACCTGCCACTGATCGATTGCATCTGGATGTTGGTCATAACTGGCAGAATCACTTTCGCCAGTCTTTTCTACCCACGATACATCAGGCGAGAAGTTGTCCAATTCAAGGTGGGTGTAATCCAGTTCTGACTCGACCATTGCCAATGAGTTTAGATTGGCCTCCAATTGTTCGAAGGGCTCGCGGATTGGCTCTGTCCCGGACCTGTAATTATGATTCTGGATTCTTCTCAAAGAAGCAGTGTAGTTTTCCGCAGGGTTTTTCCACCCACAGTGTCCAGATTAATACAACAATGGACATCGAAAGGAGGTATTCTTGGGATTGCACAGACCTGCCTGATCCAATAAGGGCACATGAACTAGCAGATGAATATGACAGCCACTGGATATCAGAGGATGAAGTTGAGGTGCAAGCATTTTCTGGGGTAGACTATAATCAATACTTCGGTGGTGGTGTGATGTACTGGAATCCTTCTGACCATCCAGGGACGGTTTTCTCTCGCCCCCCTTCCCTTAGTTCTGATGATAGCTCATGGGCTTGGCGTGAAGCTGACATGAATAGGGCTGTCGATGATATGGttgcattttcttcttcatatagTACAAATGGTTTGACTTCACCTACTGCTTCTTTTTGTTCTCCTTTTGATCCTTTGGGATCAGGAAACCAAGCTCTTGGCTATGTTATGCCGGGGAATGAAGTACCAGGCAAGGTGCTACATTCCTCATCAACAATGACAGACACAGCAGCAGATGAGGAATCATCTGGATCTTTGGCTGATGTAAGTGGTGATGTCGAAGGGAAGATAGGAGATTCACTTCCTTATCCCATTTTGCGGCCAATCATCATTCCAAACATTTCAAGAGAAAGGTCAAGAGAGTTTAAGCGTAGTTATGATCGTAAAAGCCCATGTGTTCCTCCTACTAGGCGAGAGCAACCTCGGATAAAGCGGCCGCCATCACCCGTGGTGCTTTCTGTTCCACGTGCTCCCCGACCACCTCCACCCTCTCCTGTGAGTGATGCCAGGAAACACAGGGGCTTTCCAACTGTTCGATCTGGTAGCTCCAGCCCAAGGCACTGGGGTATGAGAGGATGGTTCCATGATGGAGCTAACTTGGAGGAAGCTTGTTTGCGCATGGATGGTGCTGAAGTTGTTTGGCCATTAAGAAGTAATAATATTTCTGGCCGCCCGTTGATTCAGCCTCTTCCTGCACCTTTGTTGCAGGATCGACTGATTGCTATTTCTCAACTAGCTCGTGATCAGGAACAT CCAGATGTTGCATTCCCCCTACAACCGCCTGAGTTGCATAACTGTCCTATGAGGAAGGCGTCTCTTCCTTTGATGCACAGCCTTGTCCACGATGATATTGATTTTTTCTGCAAGCAG GTTGCTGCAGAGAATATGGCTAGGAAGTGCTACATCAATTGGGCTGTCAAGCGGGTTACAAGGTCTCTCCAGGTGCTTTGGCCCAGGTCCAGGACAAACATATTTGGTTCAACTGCAACTGGTTTGTCACTTCCAACAAGTGATGTGGACCTTGTGGTTTGTCTGCCTCCTGTGAGGAACCTG GAACCCATTAAAGAAGCTGGGATATTGGAGGGCCGTAATGGTATTAAAGAAACATGCCTTCAG CATGCCGCCAGGTATCTCGTCAATCAGGACTGGGTAAAAAATGATTCGCTCAAGACTGTGGAAAATACAGCT ATACCTATAATAATGCTTGTGGTGGAAGTTCCCCGTGATCTCATTGCCTCTTCTGCCTCCAATGTCCAATCCCCAAAAGAAGAGCTACCTCACATGTCGGGCGAGCAAGGCAGTCATGTGAATTCTAGTGTGGTTGTTTTAGAAGAATCTGCACTGCCTAAATGTTCACAGATAAATTATGATGTTACAAAGGATTCAGTATCAGTTCGTATTGACATCAGTTTCAAATCTCCGTCTCATACAGGACTCCAAACTACAGAgctg GTTAAGGATCTAACAGAGCAGTTTCCAGCTGCTGCACCTCTTGCTTTGGTACTGAAACAGTTCTTGGCAGATCGTAGCCTGGATCAGTCTTACTCTGGTGGCTTGAGTTCCTATTGTTTG GTATTACTAATTATACGTTTTCTCCAGCATGAGTATCATCTTAGCCGACCTATCAATCAA
- the LOC117617842 gene encoding uncharacterized protein LOC117617842 isoform X3, which produces MWLFNTGVEQPLRYNHNVSTRKTVPKLVADTEFGSSIIPASLSGESASLVGAFNNLILLQDIVMMISLCRHSEYDKGKLFYSTLSSISTISDFMLRKVRGFLMVILLDCTKLELLAEGDKSLPKKSKAKPSACSRKSKGRTRNMKRPNPGRSPSADDFLCEKSLKDLNCTLAHKEKVDSVESKKMHGIHQETETFKEASSSKDEMDRAQALVVAKAQTAARKGRKDKGKNKITGCKNAVDVRKFERSVMEASSSSVIPEDYTAKCDPVSGDSAFQNITDCSAGCNILVTNSMPPDSANGSTKDEDAAQSIQENYVIGSSASFCRRISEEYQSSDNITEIQIKSTGSETGNCEIVGNVIPSVPVVDDNAFSHKDIDFQNTRVGKSDVKDVSPDKAVRAADIKKEAILFQDQEHGNPICDTGASSSFECLPYEWPGVACAYFPPVNSHLPPATDRLHLDVGHNWQNHFRQSFLPTIHQARSCPIQGGCNPVLTRPLPMSLDWPPIVRRARGLALSRTCNYDSGFFSKKQCSFPQGFSTHSVQINTTMDIERRYSWDCTDLPDPIRAHELADEYDSHWISEDEVEVQAFSGVDYNQYFGGGVMYWNPSDHPGTVFSRPPSLSSDDSSWAWREADMNRAVDDMVAFSSSYSTNGLTSPTASFCSPFDPLGSGNQALGYVMPGNEVPGKVLHSSSTMTDTAADEESSGSLADVSGDVEGKIGDSLPYPILRPIIIPNISRERSREFKRSYDRKSPCVPPTRREQPRIKRPPSPVVLSVPRAPRPPPPSPVSDARKHRGFPTVRSGSSSPRHWGMRGWFHDGANLEEACLRMDGAEVVWPLRSNNISGRPLIQPLPAPLLQDRLIAISQLARDQEHPDVAFPLQPPELHNCPMRKASLPLMHSLVHDDIDFFCKQVAAENMARKCYINWAVKRVTRSLQVLWPRSRTNIFGSTATGLSLPTSDVDLVVCLPPVRNLEPIKEAGILEGRNGIKETCLQHAARYLVNQDWVKNDSLKTVENTAIPIIMLVVEVPRDLIASSASNVQSPKEELPHMSGEQGSHVNSSVVVLEESALPKCSQINYDVTKDSVSVRIDISFKSPSHTGLQTTELVKDLTEQFPAAAPLALVLKQFLADRSLDQSYSGGLSSYCLVLLIIRFLQHEYHLSRPINQNFGNLLMNFLYFFGNVFDPRQMRISVQGSGVYIKRERGCSIDPIHIDDPLFPTNNVGRNCFRIHQCIKAFSEAYSILENELASLPSDDGDLCSRPSYRMLSKIIPSIDLS; this is translated from the exons ATGTGGCTCTTCAATACAGGAGTAGAACAGCCATTGAGGTACAACCATAATGTATCTACGCGAAAGACTGTTCCAAAACTTGTGGCTGACACTGAATTTGGGTCAAGCATTATCCCTGCTTCTCTTTCTGGGGAATCTGCTTCCCTAGTCGGTGCCTTTAATAATCTCATTTTGCTTCAGGATATAGTAATGATGATATCCTTATGTCGCCATAGTGAATATGATAAAGGGAAACTCTTCTATAGCACGTTGAGTTCAATTTCTACCATTTCTGATTTTATGCTAAGAAAAGTACGTGGATTTCTTATGGTTATTTTGCTTGACTGCACAAAACTGGAACTTTTAGCAGAGGGTGACAAATCCTTACCTAAGAAATCAAAGGCAAAGCCTAGTGCTTGTAGCCGAAAAAGTAAGGGGAGGACCCGCAATATGAAAAGGCCAAATCCTGGTCGTAGCCCGTCTGCAGATGATTTTTTGTGTGAAAAGTCTCTCAAG GATCTTAATTGTACATTGGCTCATAAAGAGAAGGTAGATTCGGTGGAGTCCAAGAAGATGCATGGTATACATCAGGAGACCGAGACTTTCAAAGAGGCATCATCATCAAAAGATGAAATG GATCGTGCACAAGCACTGGTTGTTGCAAAAGCTCAGACTGCTGCAAGGAAGGGTAGGAAagataaaggaaaaaacaaaataactgGTTGTAAGAATGCCGTTGATGtgagaaaatttgaaagatcAGTCATGgaagcttcttcttcctctgtcATTCCTGAAGATTACACTGCAAAGTGCGATCCCGTTTCTGGTGATTCAGCCTTCCAGAACATCACAGATTGTTCAGCTGGTTGTAACATCCTTGTGACAAATTCGATGCCTCCTGATTCTGCAAATGGGTCGACTAAGGATGAGGATGCCGCCCAAAGCATTCAAGAAAATTATGTTATTGGTTCTAGTGCAAGTTTCTGTCGTAGAATTTCAGAAGAATACCAGTCATCAGACAATATTactgaaattcaaattaaatccACCGGATCAGAAACTGGAAATTGTGAAATAGTTGGAAATGTAATACCTTCTGTGCCTGTGGTGGATGATAATGCTTTCAGCCATAAGGATATTGACTTTCAGAACACACGTGTTGGTAAATCTGATGTAAAAGACGTCTCGCCAGACAAAGCAGTAAGAGCTGCTGATATTAAAAAGGAAGCTATTCTGTTTCAGGACCAAGAGCATGGAAATCCTATATGTGATACTGGAGCTTCAAGTTCTTTCGAATGCCTTCCATATGAGTGGCCTGGTGTAGCTTGTGCCtattttccacctgtcaacTCACATCTCCCACCTGCCACTGATCGATTGCATCTGGATGTTGGTCATAACTGGCAGAATCACTTTCGCCAGTCTTTTCTACCCACGATACATCAGGCGAGAAGTTGTCCAATTCAAGGTGGGTGTAATCCAGTTCTGACTCGACCATTGCCAATGAGTTTAGATTGGCCTCCAATTGTTCGAAGGGCTCGCGGATTGGCTCTGTCCCGGACCTGTAATTATGATTCTGGATTCTTCTCAAAGAAGCAGTGTAGTTTTCCGCAGGGTTTTTCCACCCACAGTGTCCAGATTAATACAACAATGGACATCGAAAGGAGGTATTCTTGGGATTGCACAGACCTGCCTGATCCAATAAGGGCACATGAACTAGCAGATGAATATGACAGCCACTGGATATCAGAGGATGAAGTTGAGGTGCAAGCATTTTCTGGGGTAGACTATAATCAATACTTCGGTGGTGGTGTGATGTACTGGAATCCTTCTGACCATCCAGGGACGGTTTTCTCTCGCCCCCCTTCCCTTAGTTCTGATGATAGCTCATGGGCTTGGCGTGAAGCTGACATGAATAGGGCTGTCGATGATATGGttgcattttcttcttcatatagTACAAATGGTTTGACTTCACCTACTGCTTCTTTTTGTTCTCCTTTTGATCCTTTGGGATCAGGAAACCAAGCTCTTGGCTATGTTATGCCGGGGAATGAAGTACCAGGCAAGGTGCTACATTCCTCATCAACAATGACAGACACAGCAGCAGATGAGGAATCATCTGGATCTTTGGCTGATGTAAGTGGTGATGTCGAAGGGAAGATAGGAGATTCACTTCCTTATCCCATTTTGCGGCCAATCATCATTCCAAACATTTCAAGAGAAAGGTCAAGAGAGTTTAAGCGTAGTTATGATCGTAAAAGCCCATGTGTTCCTCCTACTAGGCGAGAGCAACCTCGGATAAAGCGGCCGCCATCACCCGTGGTGCTTTCTGTTCCACGTGCTCCCCGACCACCTCCACCCTCTCCTGTGAGTGATGCCAGGAAACACAGGGGCTTTCCAACTGTTCGATCTGGTAGCTCCAGCCCAAGGCACTGGGGTATGAGAGGATGGTTCCATGATGGAGCTAACTTGGAGGAAGCTTGTTTGCGCATGGATGGTGCTGAAGTTGTTTGGCCATTAAGAAGTAATAATATTTCTGGCCGCCCGTTGATTCAGCCTCTTCCTGCACCTTTGTTGCAGGATCGACTGATTGCTATTTCTCAACTAGCTCGTGATCAGGAACAT CCAGATGTTGCATTCCCCCTACAACCGCCTGAGTTGCATAACTGTCCTATGAGGAAGGCGTCTCTTCCTTTGATGCACAGCCTTGTCCACGATGATATTGATTTTTTCTGCAAGCAG GTTGCTGCAGAGAATATGGCTAGGAAGTGCTACATCAATTGGGCTGTCAAGCGGGTTACAAGGTCTCTCCAGGTGCTTTGGCCCAGGTCCAGGACAAACATATTTGGTTCAACTGCAACTGGTTTGTCACTTCCAACAAGTGATGTGGACCTTGTGGTTTGTCTGCCTCCTGTGAGGAACCTG GAACCCATTAAAGAAGCTGGGATATTGGAGGGCCGTAATGGTATTAAAGAAACATGCCTTCAG CATGCCGCCAGGTATCTCGTCAATCAGGACTGGGTAAAAAATGATTCGCTCAAGACTGTGGAAAATACAGCT ATACCTATAATAATGCTTGTGGTGGAAGTTCCCCGTGATCTCATTGCCTCTTCTGCCTCCAATGTCCAATCCCCAAAAGAAGAGCTACCTCACATGTCGGGCGAGCAAGGCAGTCATGTGAATTCTAGTGTGGTTGTTTTAGAAGAATCTGCACTGCCTAAATGTTCACAGATAAATTATGATGTTACAAAGGATTCAGTATCAGTTCGTATTGACATCAGTTTCAAATCTCCGTCTCATACAGGACTCCAAACTACAGAgctg GTTAAGGATCTAACAGAGCAGTTTCCAGCTGCTGCACCTCTTGCTTTGGTACTGAAACAGTTCTTGGCAGATCGTAGCCTGGATCAGTCTTACTCTGGTGGCTTGAGTTCCTATTGTTTG GTATTACTAATTATACGTTTTCTCCAGCATGAGTATCATCTTAGCCGACCTATCAATCAA